In a single window of the uncultured Dysgonomonas sp. genome:
- a CDS encoding glycoside hydrolase family 76 protein has protein sequence MKSKLFLLYSFILLSLVSCVDYDDPIMETPKIDKYNINWTAAVDSSTTSFVNRYWNTTSHCFNNTYDGQVTWNDYWPEAHGLDVLVDAYLRTNDNKYKQAIYDWYEGVRKKNWYSNNWENEYYDDMGWHGLAHMRALEATGDTRYEASSRDLWNWIAKGWTDYEGGGIQWRKDSDIKGDGKGIPANGPAAIIAARRYKKYPDEVVEGLNDLEWAKRIYNWMKYYRTIISSGRVFENVNDTNNDYSYDVGTYLGAALELYDITGDKTYWNDALSITNYHITYNINKTNGIMRDYGEQSDNGGGHDCNLFKGIFVRYFTILIQHPDLSQSDKARYVAFLKNNAEYLWIKGTQKTPDIKFSYTWWLTPAETEAWGDLRSAISAATTIEAMALLEKKGIL, from the coding sequence ATGAAAAGCAAATTGTTTTTACTATATAGCTTCATATTATTGAGTCTGGTTTCTTGTGTAGATTACGATGATCCTATAATGGAAACGCCCAAGATTGATAAATATAACATAAACTGGACTGCGGCAGTAGATAGTAGTACCACTTCGTTTGTGAATAGATATTGGAATACGACGAGTCATTGCTTCAATAATACTTATGATGGGCAGGTTACATGGAACGACTATTGGCCCGAAGCACACGGCTTGGATGTATTGGTAGATGCCTATCTGCGTACCAATGACAATAAATACAAGCAGGCTATTTATGATTGGTATGAAGGAGTAAGGAAAAAAAACTGGTATAGCAATAATTGGGAGAATGAATATTATGATGATATGGGCTGGCATGGGCTGGCTCATATGAGAGCCTTGGAAGCTACCGGAGATACAAGATACGAAGCATCTTCAAGAGACTTATGGAACTGGATTGCCAAAGGATGGACCGATTATGAAGGAGGTGGTATTCAATGGCGCAAAGATTCTGATATAAAAGGTGATGGTAAAGGAATTCCAGCCAATGGCCCTGCTGCTATTATCGCTGCCCGCAGATACAAGAAATATCCGGATGAAGTAGTAGAAGGACTGAACGATCTTGAATGGGCCAAAAGGATATATAACTGGATGAAATATTATCGTACAATAATTTCTTCGGGTAGGGTATTTGAAAATGTAAATGATACCAACAATGATTATTCTTACGATGTGGGTACATATCTTGGAGCAGCATTGGAGTTGTATGATATTACGGGCGATAAGACTTACTGGAACGACGCACTTAGCATTACCAATTACCATATTACTTATAATATAAATAAGACAAATGGAATAATGAGAGATTATGGCGAACAATCAGATAATGGAGGAGGTCATGACTGTAATCTGTTCAAAGGGATATTTGTGCGTTATTTCACCATTCTGATCCAGCATCCCGATCTTTCTCAGTCGGATAAAGCCCGTTATGTGGCGTTCCTTAAAAATAACGCGGAATACCTATGGATTAAGGGGACTCAAAAAACTCCGGATATTAAATTTAGTTATACCTGGTGGTTAACGCCGGCAGAAACAGAGGCATGGGGTGATCTTCGTTCAGCAATAAGCGCTGCAACTACAATCGAAGCTATGGCTTTGCTGGAAAAGAAAGGTATTTTATAA
- a CDS encoding glycoside hydrolase family 76 protein, with product MRISYALLSFLSVFTLISCAGRVNDAGTGNKNLERAQVTLDSLYKNYSAPDTHLLHETFPFDNKYTATYLAADEQNNRPNQYSYLWPYSGTFSAVNVMMEAGDKNKFHEILEKQVLPGLEEYFDTKRAPYGYASYISSAPVSDRFYDDNVWLGIDFTDTYMLTKTPAYLDKAKLIWEFILSGTDEKLDGGIYWCEQKKESKNTCSNAPGAVYAFKLFQATNDSVYFHKGKELYEWTKLHLQDTDYLYFDNISLDGKISKAKYAYNSGQMMQSAALLYKLTNDKKYLVEAQNIAQGCYNYFFSDFAGKDGQKFRMIKKGDVWFTAVMLRGFIELYNLDNNKTYIEAFDKSLDYAWNNARDENGLFSTDFSGENKDAKKWLLTQAAIVEMYGRLANLKKI from the coding sequence ATGCGAATTTCCTATGCTCTTCTCTCATTTCTTAGTGTTTTCACACTGATAAGTTGTGCAGGCAGAGTAAATGATGCAGGTACTGGAAATAAAAACTTAGAGAGAGCCCAGGTTACACTGGACTCTCTTTATAAAAACTATTCAGCGCCCGATACTCATTTATTGCACGAGACCTTTCCCTTCGACAATAAATATACTGCGACTTATCTTGCTGCGGATGAGCAAAATAATAGACCGAATCAATATTCGTATCTTTGGCCCTATTCAGGCACATTCTCTGCCGTCAATGTAATGATGGAAGCCGGAGATAAGAACAAATTCCACGAGATTCTCGAGAAGCAGGTATTACCGGGGCTTGAAGAATATTTCGATACAAAGAGAGCTCCCTATGGTTATGCTTCTTATATAAGCTCGGCTCCAGTATCCGACCGCTTTTACGACGACAATGTATGGTTGGGAATTGACTTCACCGATACTTATATGTTAACTAAAACACCAGCTTATCTTGATAAAGCCAAACTGATATGGGAATTTATTTTAAGCGGGACTGATGAAAAGCTGGATGGAGGAATTTACTGGTGCGAACAAAAAAAAGAGTCAAAAAACACATGTTCCAATGCTCCCGGGGCTGTGTATGCATTTAAGCTTTTTCAGGCGACAAATGACAGCGTTTATTTCCATAAGGGAAAAGAACTGTATGAATGGACTAAACTCCATTTGCAGGATACAGACTATTTATATTTTGATAATATCAGTTTAGACGGCAAAATAAGCAAAGCCAAATATGCATACAATAGTGGCCAGATGATGCAATCGGCAGCACTATTATATAAACTGACAAATGACAAAAAATATCTTGTCGAAGCGCAAAACATAGCGCAGGGCTGTTACAATTATTTCTTTTCAGATTTCGCAGGAAAAGACGGCCAAAAATTCCGTATGATAAAGAAAGGCGATGTTTGGTTTACTGCAGTCATGTTAAGAGGATTTATTGAATTATATAATCTGGATAATAATAAAACATATATCGAAGCCTTCGACAAAAGTTTAGACTATGCGTGGAATAATGCCAGGGATGAAAACGGTTTGTTCAGTACAGATTTTAGTGGTGAAAATAAAGATGCTAAAAAATGGTTGCTGACACAAGCTGCCATAGTTGAAATGTATGGGCGTCTGGCTAATCTGAAAAAAATATAA
- a CDS encoding SusE domain-containing protein, with amino-acid sequence MKTIIYKALILFSAVLVMVGCKSDDMEYHDPKVTPVDNLYAPVDNQDLQLSSQQGASFRFQWSQSHAQDGQLVAYEVVFYKESDKENPVYRISSDNNGKELFANISHIDINKAASAAGVPTGETGVIYWSVVSWRGISSEVCQQKNKLVVTRLEGFEVIPNNVYIVGDATEGGADISNAMVLRKIDDGKFEIYTKLSNQGTYRFVDRLTENPEEYYIDAAGSLADADNNETSSVSEEAVYCISLDFTSKGGKVDKIDKVQFNMCTPKQVIDLPYIGNGVWKGENLKPDFKTNWDDDRYFYFMYINGVKHKAGNKDKDSSAPGSTSGAYFNIGYIGLDSNDWDYCFKFPQSFRNDGTSNPGSVVVDMIFYMNAEKGYTNEIVKKY; translated from the coding sequence ATGAAAACTATAATATATAAAGCTCTTATCTTATTTTCTGCCGTACTTGTAATGGTTGGCTGCAAAAGTGATGATATGGAATATCATGACCCGAAAGTAACGCCTGTAGACAACTTATATGCACCTGTAGACAATCAGGATTTGCAGCTAAGCTCTCAACAGGGTGCATCATTCCGTTTCCAATGGTCTCAAAGCCACGCTCAGGATGGACAACTTGTTGCATATGAAGTTGTTTTCTATAAAGAGTCAGATAAAGAGAATCCTGTTTATAGAATATCTTCTGATAATAATGGTAAGGAGCTATTTGCTAATATTTCACATATTGATATAAATAAAGCAGCTTCTGCTGCAGGAGTTCCGACAGGCGAGACAGGTGTAATCTATTGGTCGGTTGTTTCCTGGCGTGGAATCAGTTCTGAGGTTTGCCAACAGAAAAACAAGCTGGTTGTAACACGCCTAGAAGGTTTTGAAGTTATTCCCAATAATGTATATATCGTTGGTGATGCAACAGAAGGAGGTGCTGATATTTCAAATGCAATGGTGCTGAGAAAAATAGATGATGGTAAATTTGAAATCTATACAAAACTGAGCAATCAGGGGACTTACAGATTCGTAGACAGACTTACAGAAAATCCTGAAGAATATTACATTGATGCAGCAGGAAGTTTAGCTGATGCAGACAATAACGAAACATCATCTGTTTCGGAAGAAGCTGTTTATTGCATTAGCCTTGATTTTACATCCAAAGGAGGTAAAGTAGACAAGATTGATAAGGTTCAATTCAATATGTGTACCCCTAAACAAGTAATAGATTTACCTTATATTGGAAATGGTGTTTGGAAAGGTGAAAATTTGAAACCAGATTTCAAAACCAATTGGGATGATGACCGTTACTTCTATTTTATGTATATAAATGGAGTGAAACACAAAGCAGGTAATAAAGATAAAGATAGTTCGGCTCCGGGTTCAACTAGTGGTGCTTACTTCAATATCGGATATATCGGACTGGATAGTAATGACTGGGATTATTGTTTCAAATTCCCCCAATCTTTTAGAAATGACGGAACTTCAAATCCGGGATCGGTAGTTGTTGATATGATATTCTATATGAATGCCGAGAAAGGATATACCAACGAAATAGTAAAGAAATATTAA